The following coding sequences lie in one Cupriavidus sp. WKF15 genomic window:
- a CDS encoding peptidyl-prolyl cis-trans isomerase: MTTFNIHRLLLRSEALFLSCVLAIGAHNACAAARTQPEPKNKTAVQAADTGPLPAGVVARVNGAPITQEQLDAALRSVNTPVTPQIRDAVKNQLIARELFRQAAEKGHYDTRPNVRLAMEQAKALAMTQDYLRDAIKPAPVSEADVRAKFDAIVATLGEFEYKPSAIIVKDADTAQKLLEQIKKGGEFAQLARQSSQGPTAAQGGVLNWVSFKLPLQEGRTQNWPLPLAAAMVQLPEGAVSAAPVQVGEAFWLLRVDAKRPTQIPQYEQIKDALRKQLESIEVQKATQQVVVDLMKSARIQQ; this comes from the coding sequence ATGACCACCTTCAATATCCACCGGCTGCTTTTGCGCAGTGAGGCACTGTTCCTGTCCTGCGTCCTGGCCATTGGGGCGCACAACGCCTGCGCCGCTGCCAGGACCCAGCCGGAGCCGAAGAACAAGACAGCCGTTCAAGCGGCGGACACCGGCCCGCTGCCTGCCGGCGTGGTCGCACGGGTCAACGGGGCACCGATTACCCAGGAGCAGCTTGATGCGGCGCTGAGATCGGTCAATACACCCGTCACGCCACAGATTCGCGACGCGGTGAAGAACCAGCTCATCGCCCGGGAGCTGTTCCGCCAGGCCGCTGAGAAGGGACACTACGATACCCGCCCCAATGTCCGGCTGGCCATGGAGCAGGCCAAGGCCCTGGCCATGACCCAGGACTATCTGCGCGATGCGATCAAGCCTGCGCCGGTATCAGAGGCCGATGTGCGCGCGAAATTCGACGCCATCGTGGCGACGCTTGGCGAGTTCGAGTACAAGCCCAGTGCCATCATCGTGAAAGATGCGGACACGGCGCAGAAGCTCCTTGAACAGATCAAGAAGGGCGGGGAGTTTGCGCAACTGGCCCGGCAGAGCAGCCAGGGACCCACGGCCGCGCAAGGCGGCGTGCTCAACTGGGTCTCGTTCAAGCTGCCGCTGCAGGAAGGCCGAACCCAGAACTGGCCCTTGCCGTTGGCGGCGGCCATGGTCCAGCTCCCAGAGGGAGCCGTTTCCGCTGCGCCCGTGCAAGTGGGCGAGGCCTTCTGGCTGCTGCGCGTGGATGCAAAGCGCCCGACCCAGATTCCCCAGTACGAGCAGATCAAGGACGCGCTGCGCAAGCAGCTTGAGTCAATCGAGGTCCAGAAGGCGACCCAGCAAGTCGTCGTTGACCTGATGAAGAGCGCGCGCATCCAGCAGTAA
- a CDS encoding filamentous hemagglutinin N-terminal domain-containing protein, whose amino-acid sequence MVNNKCIWRRRLDRRTAGVCFAFLGFTLLCTSSLGAGIVVDGATATSVATAANGRQTVNIAPAVSGVSQNTYTQFNVGTAGATLNNVGINARTIVNQVTSTNPTLISGDLSVTGPRANVVIANPNGITVDGGSFVNTGHLALSTGQVSFTDVQIAPGTYQRNVNLATSAGTIVVGPQGLTGALIGLDLLAKNISIQGPVTNTYTSPTAITRLSAGDSNAVINTGLSPTDNGHDWLQLTSPAQPRTATSYAIDITSAGSLVSGRIELIVTDKGPGVRSAGPLNATYGDFALTSNGSVQLVNTTITAANGISLNAKDAVAFSNVDARANGGGFTVSASGDILLAESRVLASDAVVMDGASITLQHTRADTSTLASANSGILLKSAGDITSVNTLVQGRKSIEGNTESAGAVTLAASGNIVNQTTPGGQLSILFGQEGDVSLSAGGGITNRNARILSNQNVAITAGGDFANVIDHTEGVMGGAPVSYARSSPRWLVFSKRESGMTVDYGSLADPARLSYVTADAGNIRINANNVINHGGSILSNSGEISIQASRTFTNEAVFTGQVSYGRSCVFLCRYHAESTVQSFGGMIEAGGDIRLAAGSQILNVGGTVLAIGGLYLSAPQVIARGVTGYTAFVRDHDLKAWFGNNWATIYRTDTGGLYRAGSGQVEIDGEGQIEGGSFVAPGGVNASRGVTTIRSPYRTPVTQRNHLGLVSWFGL is encoded by the coding sequence ATGGTCAACAACAAGTGTATCTGGCGCAGGCGTCTGGACAGACGCACTGCTGGCGTTTGCTTTGCCTTTTTAGGCTTCACGCTTCTTTGCACATCCAGCCTTGGTGCAGGGATCGTTGTCGACGGCGCCACTGCCACAAGCGTGGCCACGGCAGCCAATGGCCGTCAGACCGTGAATATCGCGCCAGCGGTGTCTGGTGTTTCGCAGAACACCTACACGCAATTCAACGTTGGTACTGCGGGTGCCACGCTCAACAATGTCGGCATCAATGCGCGCACCATTGTCAATCAGGTCACCAGCACGAATCCCACTCTGATTTCCGGTGACTTGTCAGTGACTGGGCCGCGGGCGAACGTGGTCATCGCCAATCCGAACGGAATTACCGTGGATGGCGGCTCGTTCGTCAATACCGGCCACCTGGCATTGTCAACGGGCCAGGTCAGTTTTACTGATGTGCAGATCGCACCCGGTACCTATCAGCGTAACGTCAATCTGGCCACGTCCGCAGGCACGATTGTGGTGGGGCCACAGGGATTGACCGGCGCCCTGATCGGCCTTGACCTGCTGGCCAAGAACATCAGCATCCAGGGGCCCGTTACCAATACGTACACTTCGCCGACCGCCATCACGCGCCTGTCGGCGGGTGACAGCAATGCGGTCATCAACACAGGTCTTTCGCCGACGGACAACGGTCACGACTGGCTGCAACTGACATCCCCGGCCCAGCCGCGCACGGCCACGAGTTATGCCATCGACATTACGTCGGCAGGCAGCCTTGTCAGTGGACGGATCGAATTGATCGTGACCGACAAAGGGCCAGGCGTACGTAGCGCCGGGCCGCTCAATGCGACCTATGGTGACTTCGCGCTGACTTCCAACGGCAGCGTGCAGTTGGTGAATACCACGATTACCGCAGCAAATGGCATCAGCCTCAACGCCAAGGACGCAGTCGCGTTTTCCAATGTCGATGCCAGGGCTAACGGCGGTGGCTTCACCGTGTCCGCAAGCGGCGACATTCTGCTCGCGGAAAGCCGGGTGCTGGCGAGCGATGCGGTTGTGATGGACGGGGCGTCTATCACGCTGCAGCATACGAGGGCCGATACCAGTACGCTGGCGTCGGCCAACAGCGGCATCCTGCTCAAGAGCGCGGGCGACATCACCAGCGTGAACACTCTGGTGCAGGGCAGGAAAAGCATCGAGGGGAACACAGAATCCGCGGGCGCGGTGACGCTGGCCGCCAGCGGCAATATCGTCAACCAGACCACACCGGGCGGGCAGCTGAGCATCCTGTTCGGCCAGGAGGGCGACGTTTCGCTCAGTGCCGGTGGCGGCATCACAAATCGCAACGCGCGGATCCTGTCGAACCAGAACGTTGCCATTACTGCCGGTGGTGACTTTGCCAATGTCATCGATCACACCGAAGGCGTGATGGGTGGCGCACCGGTCAGCTATGCACGGAGCAGTCCGAGATGGCTGGTGTTCTCCAAGCGAGAAAGCGGTATGACGGTCGACTACGGCTCGCTCGCCGATCCGGCGCGGCTGTCGTACGTTACGGCAGACGCCGGCAATATCCGGATCAACGCAAACAACGTCATCAATCACGGTGGTTCGATTCTGTCGAACAGCGGTGAGATCAGCATTCAGGCAAGCCGCACGTTTACCAATGAGGCGGTGTTCACTGGGCAGGTCTCATACGGCCGGTCATGCGTTTTCCTTTGCCGCTACCACGCCGAAAGCACCGTGCAGTCATTCGGCGGAATGATCGAGGCGGGCGGGGATATCAGGCTCGCGGCCGGCTCGCAGATTCTGAACGTCGGCGGTACGGTGCTTGCGATCGGTGGCTTGTACCTGTCGGCGCCACAGGTCATCGCACGGGGTGTCACGGGGTACACGGCCTTTGTGCGGGATCACGACTTGAAGGCGTGGTTTGGCAACAACTGGGCGACCATCTATCGCACCGACACGGGTGGCCTGTATCGCGCTGGCAGTGGCCAGGTCGAAATCGACGGTGAAGGCCAGATTGAAGGGGGTTCGTTCGTGGCACCGGGCGGTGTGAACGCAAGCCGCGGTGTCACCACCATACGCAGTCCCTACCGCACGCCGGTCACGCAGCGAAACCATCTGGGACTCGTGTCGTGGTTCGGGCTGTGA
- a CDS encoding ShlB/FhaC/HecB family hemolysin secretion/activation protein, producing the protein MAQALPPVNLPAVRPEQDPGQRLLQEQRTREQQQQAAQAPAEIAVPTPPPVPEVAKGKDIESLPDVEPMFVIRDVEFSGDTVLSQEELAAVVAPFLGRRLGRNRVNLLLRRVTEAFIEHGHITTRAYLGPQNLASGVLKVNVVAGKVGALTLNGKPLRPIPDGARPFETDGGGVLTDAGTAWAFGTRVGDVLRLADLEQGVDQINRLRRNQAELQILPGQSPGESVIAVANRYGDRFFYDLGMDNYGSTQTGKLRYRLGAEADNVIGLQESLGLSFVGTRDSNALVLSGAVPVGYQTFSYTTSVSEYQQVIGDAALLEGRTFSQILGWNSVLSRSRMGRMSIDVTFARTRTERSIAGLALSPQSLSVLRMAANGFVRFTANGQPATATYDFGFSRGVPWLDAVHDDPTIGRGDAHNQFNKVDMTGTVQLTAGTLLQTSWAYRGTLRGQFSPVALFGTQQIYLGGMSSVRGFTEGGIAGDSGLYLRNELAWQNAPAWDGARIEPYVFLDGGKAHLNALGGWPTLAGTGIGVRAQGRYRQQAISGEILLGQALIQPSSLGKKATVLLATLNWSI; encoded by the coding sequence TTGGCTCAGGCGTTGCCACCTGTAAATCTTCCGGCCGTGCGACCGGAGCAGGATCCGGGTCAGCGGCTGCTGCAGGAGCAGAGGACCCGCGAGCAACAGCAGCAGGCGGCCCAGGCACCAGCGGAGATCGCTGTGCCCACGCCGCCGCCTGTGCCGGAGGTCGCGAAAGGCAAGGACATCGAATCGTTGCCGGACGTGGAACCTATGTTCGTCATCCGCGATGTCGAATTCAGCGGCGACACCGTTCTTTCACAAGAGGAACTGGCGGCGGTGGTCGCGCCGTTCCTCGGCCGGCGCCTTGGGCGCAACCGGGTCAACCTGCTGCTGCGAAGAGTGACGGAAGCGTTCATCGAGCACGGCCACATCACGACCCGGGCCTATCTCGGCCCGCAGAACCTGGCCTCTGGTGTGCTGAAAGTGAATGTGGTCGCAGGCAAGGTGGGTGCTCTCACCCTGAACGGCAAGCCACTGCGCCCGATCCCGGACGGCGCTCGTCCATTCGAGACGGACGGGGGAGGCGTGCTGACGGACGCTGGAACAGCGTGGGCCTTCGGTACCCGTGTGGGAGACGTGCTGCGGCTGGCGGATCTGGAGCAGGGCGTCGACCAGATCAACCGACTGCGCCGCAACCAGGCGGAACTGCAGATCCTGCCCGGCCAGTCGCCTGGCGAGTCGGTGATTGCCGTTGCCAACCGCTATGGCGACCGCTTCTTCTACGACCTCGGCATGGATAACTACGGCAGCACCCAGACGGGCAAGCTGCGCTACCGGCTGGGAGCGGAAGCGGACAACGTCATCGGCCTGCAGGAATCGCTCGGTCTGAGCTTCGTCGGGACCCGTGACAGCAATGCCCTGGTGCTTTCCGGCGCGGTGCCGGTCGGCTACCAGACCTTCAGCTACACCACTTCGGTATCGGAGTACCAGCAGGTCATCGGCGACGCGGCCTTGCTCGAAGGCCGCACCTTCAGTCAGATCCTGGGCTGGAACTCCGTCCTGAGCCGGTCCCGCATGGGCAGGATGAGTATCGATGTGACCTTCGCCAGGACGCGCACCGAGCGCAGCATTGCAGGCCTGGCCTTGTCGCCGCAAAGCCTTTCCGTGCTGCGGATGGCTGCCAATGGCTTTGTCCGCTTCACGGCCAACGGGCAGCCGGCAACGGCGACCTATGACTTTGGCTTCTCGCGCGGCGTGCCCTGGCTGGACGCGGTGCATGACGATCCCACGATAGGCCGGGGTGATGCCCACAACCAGTTCAACAAGGTGGACATGACCGGCACGGTGCAGTTGACGGCCGGCACGCTGCTGCAAACCTCCTGGGCCTACCGGGGTACCTTGCGCGGCCAGTTCAGCCCGGTCGCCCTGTTTGGCACCCAGCAGATCTATCTCGGCGGAATGAGTTCGGTGCGCGGCTTCACGGAGGGCGGCATCGCGGGCGACAGCGGCCTCTACCTGCGCAATGAACTGGCCTGGCAGAACGCGCCGGCATGGGACGGCGCACGCATCGAGCCCTATGTCTTCCTTGACGGCGGCAAGGCGCACCTGAACGCACTGGGCGGATGGCCGACGCTGGCTGGCACCGGTATTGGCGTGCGGGCACAGGGCAGGTACCGCCAGCAAGCGATTTCGGGGGAGATCCTGCTGGGGCAGGCCCTGATCCAGCCGAGTTCGCTTGGCAAGAAGGCCACCGTCCTGCTGGCCACGCTCAATTGGTCGATCTAA
- a CDS encoding helix-turn-helix transcriptional regulator, which yields MLFAANMRRIRKEKELTQEKVAEGADLHVNYISSVERGERNISICNIERIALALGVPMTELVTEDGARPRSD from the coding sequence ATGCTCTTCGCCGCCAACATGCGGCGCATCCGCAAAGAGAAAGAGTTGACGCAGGAGAAGGTGGCGGAGGGCGCCGACCTTCACGTCAACTACATCAGCTCGGTCGAACGCGGCGAGCGCAACATTTCTATCTGCAACATCGAGCGAATCGCTCTGGCGCTGGGCGTGCCAATGACCGAACTGGTCACCGAGGACGGCGCCAGGCCGCGCAGCGACTGA
- a CDS encoding DUF6710 family protein, protein MRDRREVRRAERDRQHPLARFRQLLTTAHEIAELNPRGLPDLVRAAVRPLQAKYLLGVAEMGRDPYSNIDANDFFAPAVQDRLYAADRMTWRGKALGTDQIRLQLARHIVLPWAWNRQRYVGALATIGSAKNNDRDTGWRQDGNHGVTLWLPWGIGFVTGGNHSITAGILAGEGHVQPDEAYDMSYLLDELACDGLHYRCRRTGKKICPVPDPRTAAVFEIGRLMRDFRVVPFIDTRD, encoded by the coding sequence ATGCGGGACCGCAGGGAAGTCAGGCGAGCAGAACGGGACAGACAGCACCCGCTGGCTAGATTCCGGCAACTCCTAACGACTGCTCACGAGATTGCTGAGTTAAATCCGAGGGGGCTGCCTGATCTAGTGCGCGCCGCCGTTCGACCACTTCAGGCCAAGTACTTGCTGGGCGTTGCGGAGATGGGGCGAGATCCCTATTCGAATATTGATGCCAATGATTTCTTTGCTCCGGCTGTGCAGGACCGCCTGTATGCTGCCGATAGGATGACCTGGCGAGGTAAGGCGCTGGGAACCGATCAGATCCGTCTGCAACTCGCACGGCATATCGTCCTTCCTTGGGCCTGGAACAGGCAAAGATATGTTGGCGCTCTTGCGACCATCGGGTCAGCGAAGAACAACGACCGGGATACGGGGTGGCGCCAGGATGGCAACCATGGGGTGACGCTGTGGTTACCATGGGGAATCGGTTTCGTAACTGGTGGCAATCATTCGATCACTGCTGGGATATTGGCCGGTGAAGGCCACGTTCAGCCGGATGAGGCGTACGACATGAGTTATTTGCTTGACGAGCTGGCTTGCGATGGTCTGCACTACCGCTGCAGGAGGACGGGCAAGAAGATCTGCCCGGTTCCAGATCCTCGAACGGCAGCAGTTTTCGAGATCGGCCGCCTGATGCGTGACTTCCGAGTTGTACCATTCATCGACACTAGAGACTAA